The genomic segment GGTCGAGGTCGACCGTATTCAGCGCGGTCATCGGGGTCCGCTAGGACCGCATTAATCACCAGCAAAAGGGAGAAGCCGAGGCAGAAACCTATGGCCAGAGCCAGTGGATGACCGCTATCGCTGGCAGCCGGCATCAGATCCGCAGCCGCAATGCCTAGGACCAGACCGCCCACAAGATGGGCAATAATCCCTCGAAAGCGTTTGCCAGGTCTGATGCGACTACCGAGCAGACCGCCTAAGGCCATGCTGATGGCCGGGAGGATCAGAAGCACATCAGCCTCGGGAGCAGAAGATTGAACACAGTCATCCTGGCAAGACCTGTCTATACCCCCCGGCCTGCACAACGGTCAGTGGAGTGTCGAACAGCTTGGAAAGCCTGGGTCCGGTGAGTGTTTCTTCCGCTGAGCCATCAAGGCTGACGAGACAGTCCTGCAGGCCTACAACTCTCTGGATCTCTGGGATGATGGCATCCACCTGGTGCGTCACCAGCACCAGAGTGGTGCCTTGCTGACACAGATCCTGCAAGGTTCTCAACAATGTGTGTCTTGCGCGCAGATCAAGAGCATTGGTTGGTTCATCTAGGACAAGCACTTCCGGTTCGTGCACAAGAGCTCTGGCAATCAGTAGCCTTCGTCGTTGGCCTTCAGACAGCTGTCCGTAGTTTTCGTCAGCCAGACCGTCAAGATCCATGCTCTTGAGCAATGCTTCAGTGCGTGACCTCTGTTCCGGTGTGGGGATTCTGTCTCTGCCGAGACCGATGGCACCAAAGAAAGCTGCCAGTAATAGCTCCCGGCCCGTGAGCGAAGCGGGGATGCGTTCTTCTACCTCGTTGCTTACGACTCCGAGTCGTTGGCGCAATGTCCAGAGATTGACCGTCTCAGATCCGAATAGGCGCAGATGCGATCCAGGTTTGACCACCGGGTACAGAGTGCGGCTGATCAATTTCACGAGTGTGGTCTTGCCAGCACCATTGGGACCGAGCAAGGCCGTTGACTCTCCTCTTCGGAGACGCAGCGTGAGGTCTTTGACAACCTGATGACCATTAATCCAGGCCTCAATGGCCTGACAGTCCAGCCAGGCTGGATCGGTGTCTCTTGCCTGATCAAGCTCCATCGGTTGATTCTGGCCCTAACGAGAAGTTGTGTTGATGTTTGATCGTCGTTGTGCCCGTTGCGGTTCCACCAGCTTTCGCGCTGATCGATCGCTTGGTGGCCGCCTCGTGTGTTCTCACTGTGGAGTCCCCGCGGACCAACAGGTACAACGATCCAGCGGGAGAGGTCGATCAGTCCGATCGTCCGGAACCCGTTCAGGTGGTTTCTGGTTCTGGATTCTGCTGGCTGTGATCGCTCTTGGTCTTGTGCTGCTGTTTCAATCCGCCTGAGTGATTTCATCGAGCTTGTTCACCAGCATGGACAGAGCTGATGCAAGTGGACGTTCCTGGTTCAATTTGCTGCTCCAGATCCGACCGCAGCGGATCTGTTCAGGACTGGCCAAGGTCATATCCTGGCCTTCATGCAGCTGCAGCTGTTCAAGAGGCATGCTGAGCTTGCCTGTGAACACGTGAACGACGCGCTGCTCATCCTGATGTCGGAACCAGGCCTTCAATTGATCTGGACACCAACCGATCTCCTCGTTGAGTTCTCGTCGCAAAGCGTTGAGCGCGGTTTCTCCGGGCTCAAGGTGTCCACCGAACAGCCCCCAGCACCCTGGCGCGACGATCCTCGGGTTCTCATCGCGTAATTGCAGCAGCCATCGGCCTTCTTGCTGCAGCATCGCAATTGCGACTTCAACGGTCATGGCCTTGTCGCGTGGATAACCGAGGTGTTCCTTTTTGGGGTGGAGTGTTCCGTCAAGGTGAAGGTGATGATCAGCCGACCAACAGCTTTCATCAAAGAGTCTGTGTTCAAAAAACCTACTGCCTTCTGTGTTGAGTGCCAGGTCAGATTTGTCCTGGGATCACAGGGCATTTCAGCCACAGCTTGATGGCATGCGTTTGGTGCGTACCAATGACAAGTGACCGAGGTTCAGCCACTATTTACAGCATGGAATTCGAACAATTCGCCGCCAAAGTCAGGAGCCTCGACGCGGACTCCAAAGAGCGCATCGCACTGGCTGAAAGATGTCCGGACCATGAAGCGCGAATTCAGGTTGGCTTAGGTCAGGCTAAGAACATTCCTCTCAAGGGAACATTGCTTGAGGCTGATTTTGCCAACGACGGTAAGCAGTTCTCGCAGGATGAGTTGAGTTATATGAGCGATGACCAGGCATCGATGCTGGCTGGAATGGTGTTCATGAAGCTTTTCCCTAAAGCTGCACGGATCTCCGAGGACGATATTCTGGAAGTCGAAGACGAAGATGAATCATGGTCGGGAACTGTTTATACGGGTGAGGGGAACGGTTGGGTGTTCGCATGGGTGATTGAAAAGAACGACAATAATGAATATTTGATTTCATTTAGTGACTATGAGGATGATGATGATGCGTGATTCCTTTTGCGAGAGTAACTTTGATTGGATGCCATTTGTCAGATGCAACCTGTTTGACCTAAAGGCTTGATTCTGATCTGCTTGTAAAAGCCGACGAGATGCTGATTTGGCAATATGAATGCTTGAACCAGGTTGATTTGCGGTTTCGTCTTGACAGCATATACAAGCATGTTGGATCGCTTTTGCGTAACGACACAATGGTGCATTCTGTCTGCATGAACGAATTGACTGGCTTCTCATAATGCAATTTATGGCGACTTTTGTAGTTGAATTTGAGAAGGACTTAAAGTATCACTCTGGATTATTGTCAATGGGTTTGAACCGTTTTAGTCTAATAATAAGCTGATTAATCCAGCTTGTTTGACGTTGCTAGCCCTTCACAAGGCTAACAAAGTGGCTTGCAATTCAGGCTTGAGAATCAAGGCCAAATAAGGAGGCTAGGTTACTGCTTTTTCAATGGCGATAACAGGGTTTTCTGGGATTCCGGGGTCAATCGGATGAGCGAGGCTTGCCATAGGACCACGTGACTTTGATTTCTTGTTCTTGACCTCGTTTTTGGCGGAGGCCTAAATCGCATCAGTAGCTACTTTTTTGTGTTTTGATGGGTGCCTTGCCATCCCCCGTGCCAAGGCATACCTACAAGAAAAGCCGCCCTCCGTGAGAGGAAGACGGCTTGTCTAAATGTTGCTCAAACCCATTACTCAGTCGGCCGAGTAGGGCGGGTCGAAGCGTCTGGCTGTATGGCTTGTCGGGCCAGTCAGGCAGCTTCTAATTGGTGCTCAGTTGGACCGTCGTTACTCATTGAACGCCTCCGAATCCCGTTGATGCGATCACTATCTATCAGCGATGCCAGCTCTGGCATCGGTCGAATCGCTCATTGCTTCTCGACGCGTTGAGTACCAATGTGGAAATGACCGTTTGCTTTCTGCTGAAAGACTCAGCCGAATCACTGTTCAGCCCCAATGCCATCAAGCGCGTGAAGAACGTGGGTCACTTCACTCGCATTCACCCAGCGCAAGGAGCCGTCGTCAACATTGGCCACTTGTAAGAGAGCATCGACACTGAGGTGTCGTGCTCTGCTCTCACACCAGATGATTTGTCCCATCCACCAGTCATCATTGGCGAGCTCAGCAATAGGCTGCGTAGCTCTGATGATCACAAAGTTTCCTGGTCTCGCGTCAAGCAGGCCAGGCGCAGGAAATTCGGAACGCGTAGACCGCATTGAGCGCGAAGTCGCTGTTTGGTTGCTATCCATAGCCTCTTTTTGGTACATACGTTCTATACGTTGATGGGTTGGTTGGCAAGTGAACCCACTAGAAAGCAACAGATTTGATGGCCATCAGTCGCCTATCTTTCGTACTTATGGGGATCCCATGTGGCAGCCAAGCAATCCACCACACAACCCAACTGTCGTTGTTGGGTCTGGTTTAGGGGAGGCTTAGGAGTCGAATCCGAGTGGATCAGTGGCTTTTATGGAGCTCCATCGATCCTTGGAGGTATCCGCATCGAGAGGGGTGATTATGTCGCCTGCCGTGTCGCTGATTGGCGTGTTTTATTTGAAGAGCCCGCAGACATCAATGTTGGCCCTGAGATCCCTGAAGGGGCTGAATGGAAGCTTGTACCGACTGACCCAAGATGATCGCTGCCAACCGGAAAGAAGCAAAAAACGATGTCTGAACAACGTAAACTTCACCCTAAAATTCCAACTTATTTAGTGGCTGTTTGTTCTGCATTTCTTGTTGCTTTATTTCACCTGGAATATACTGGTCACTTTTTGGTTGGTTATTCATTTTTGGTTGGTCTTATCGCAGGTGGATTTGGTTGGCTATTGGCATGGGGGCTTTGGCGATTCTGGATTGTTTTTCCATATAAGAGGGTTTTTAAGATTAGGGTAAAAGTCTATTTAGAGGATTGATCATACTGAAGAAGAAGCTGTGTGAATCCACTTATCAGGAGTAATTAAAGATGGGTGTTGATGGTCTAATTAATATCAAGGAAGTGCTCCTGGCTGCATTCTCTAGCGGTGTGTGCACTTAAAGTAAAACAGGTCGACACGGTGTAATCTTGTGTCTGTTGCCATGGCTCTT from the Synechococcus sp. UW179A genome contains:
- a CDS encoding DUF4175 domain-containing protein, whose protein sequence is MSEQRKLHPKIPTYLVAVCSAFLVALFHLEYTGHFLVGYSFLVGLIAGGFGWLLAWGLWRFWIVFPYKRVFKIRVKVYLED
- a CDS encoding NUDIX hydrolase, with translation MTVEVAIAMLQQEGRWLLQLRDENPRIVAPGCWGLFGGHLEPGETALNALRRELNEEIGWCPDQLKAWFRHQDEQRVVHVFTGKLSMPLEQLQLHEGQDMTLASPEQIRCGRIWSSKLNQERPLASALSMLVNKLDEITQAD
- a CDS encoding ABC transporter ATP-binding protein gives rise to the protein MELDQARDTDPAWLDCQAIEAWINGHQVVKDLTLRLRRGESTALLGPNGAGKTTLVKLISRTLYPVVKPGSHLRLFGSETVNLWTLRQRLGVVSNEVEERIPASLTGRELLLAAFFGAIGLGRDRIPTPEQRSRTEALLKSMDLDGLADENYGQLSEGQRRRLLIARALVHEPEVLVLDEPTNALDLRARHTLLRTLQDLCQQGTTLVLVTHQVDAIIPEIQRVVGLQDCLVSLDGSAEETLTGPRLSKLFDTPLTVVQAGGYRQVLPG
- a CDS encoding DUF3104 domain-containing protein, with the protein product MYQKEAMDSNQTATSRSMRSTRSEFPAPGLLDARPGNFVIIRATQPIAELANDDWWMGQIIWCESRARHLSVDALLQVANVDDGSLRWVNASEVTHVLHALDGIGAEQ